A single region of the Silene latifolia isolate original U9 population chromosome 8, ASM4854445v1, whole genome shotgun sequence genome encodes:
- the LOC141595756 gene encoding uncharacterized protein LOC141595756, producing the protein MSTYESLIPSANAIIETSDPLYLHPAESAHPIVVDTKPSGIENYHEWKRQMEINICTKRKLGMLTGLVKKPTNNPLREAAWETCNSLLISWILHNVEPQIKRSVMYSETAKEMWDYLQKQFSVSNGARKFRLNKELDDLEQGEKTICEYFTDLRILWQSIKLMNDWPPLSEMTPEIGAFLDAQHKEQEERKLFQFLNGLNPSYTTMRSNVLMMNPLPTAEEAAAIFQQEEAQRRNYKTSVKVESENLCFLS; encoded by the coding sequence ATGAGTACCTATGAATCTCTTATTCCTTCCGCAAATGCAATCATAGAAACCTCTGACCCTCTCTATCTCCATCCAGCTGAAAGTGCACACCCTATAGTGGTGGACACTAAACCCTCTGGAATTGAGAACTATCATGAGTGGAAAAGGCAAATGGAAATCAACATTTGCACAAAGAGAAAACTTGGTATGTTGACTGGTTTGGTGAAGAAGCCTACCAACAATCCCTTAAGGGAAGCAGCTTGGGAGACTTGCAATAGTCTTCTGATATCCTGGATCCTGCACAATGTGGAACCACAGATCAAGAGATCTGTGATGTATTCTGAAACTGCAAAGGAAATGTGGGATTATCTGCAAAAGCAGTTCTCTGTGAGCAATGGAGCTAGAAAATTCAGACTAAATAAGGAGCTGGATGATCTGGAGCAAGGAGAGAAGACCATTTGTGAGTATTTCACAGATCTCAGAATCCTGTGGCAGAGCATAAAGCTGATGAATGATTGGCCCCCTCTGAGTGAAATGACCCCTGAGATAGGGGCTTTCCTTGATGCTCAGCACAAAGAGCAGGAAGAAAGGAAACTCTTTCAGTTCCTCAACGGCCTGAATCCTTCCTATACCACCATGAGAAGCAATGTACTCATGATGAATCCTCTCCCAACAGCTGAGGAGGCTGCTGCCATCTTCCAGCAGGAAGAAGCACAAAGGAGAAATTACAAGACCAGTGTGAAAGTTGAAAGCGAGAATCTTTGCTTTCTTTCTTGA
- the LOC141597339 gene encoding uncharacterized protein LOC141597339 isoform X1: protein MLKGSFYANPVLDTSTTDQNLIHRLSMPRTAKSIETLMPRKEQSASMPRKGPGETMPLKPCTKVPKSSIEETSGTMLLQPCDTIPTNSSKRRVKSREVKEEVDKAERMLLKPCDTIPKKSSKKSRVKSREAEEVVDKVERMLLKPCDTIPKNSSKKRRVKSREAEEGVDKVERMLLKSCDMTPKNPSKKRRVKSREVEEEVDKVERMLLKPCDTIPKKASKKRRVKSREAGEEVEEVEKMLLKSCDMTPKNSSKKMRVKSREVEEEVEEDMDKVEKMLLKLCDPIPENSSKKTRVKSREVEEDLDKVEREEVSPIKIEVGEHVDLKALLSSKNRSFLVSPKDDEKVPVSSLDGKYVLVCCFFVPHDKDEPTHPVCRSIEALYSELSRQGIADNVKLVVVVKTATDSGVADFDRFFSKLSVDCLAIPFFDFESRDNVCESLDLCTLKLMRTVACLAVHPDGKVLQLGSSFLDEYGARSFPFTQEHFESIDLEDEIIKLRLRSIDSPIFLGELLQCDSLSQIGDENKSIPTSDLDGMPVGLYLCYDGFKEGFMPDLQDIYQKCLDKGRKFEIVLVPLPFERHYNPKSFCKRVRRYALKDSRSSSWWTFPFNDKICRTLWRIFHCYPEDQLIILPHAGRVGDLWGRHVASFYGIDAYPFTRDVIVERKVRELRSVTLGQLLGDTFMSDFHKKNVLFFFDRATCFSVYKSLYRRLNEFQRELQVKYPDVKVVFVPFEPILSSSKRKLSKMGWHLLPPEVCESVIKHIFMADAYPDEGVCSTLATFDKDGMILSRPVCGRLPEKSTSIASLFDDTLGADILKRMKNYMH from the exons ATGTTAAAAGGGTCTTTCTATGCGAATCCAGTACTAGATACATCAACAACGGACCAAAATCTAATTCACAG GTTATCTATGCCTAGGACCGCAAAGTCAATAGAGACGTTGATGCCTAGAAAAGAGCAAAGTGCTTCGATGCCTAGAAAGGGGCCAGGGGAGACGATGCCCCTAAAGCCATGTACCAAGGTTCCTAAAAGTTCAATAGAAGAGACAAGTGGGACAATGCTCCTACAGCCATGTGACACGATTCCTACAAATTCATCAAAGAGGCGTGTAAAATCAAGGGAGGTGAAGGAGGAGGTGGATAAGGCGGAAAGAATGCTCTTAAAGCCTTGTGACACAATTCCTAAAAAGTCTTCGAAGAAGAGCCGTGTAAAATCAAGGGAAGCGGAGGAGGTGGTGGATAAGGTGGAAAGAATGCTCCTAAAGCCATGTGACACGATTCCTAAAAATTCATCGAAGAAGAGGCGTGTAAAATCAAGGGAAGCGGAGGAGGGGGTGGATAAGGTGGAAAGAATGCTCCTAAAGTCATGTGACATGACTCCTAAAAATCCATCGAAGAAGAGGCGTGTAAAATCAagggaggtggaggaggaggtgGATAAGGTGGAAAGAATGCTCCTAAAGCCATGTGACACGATTCCTAAAAAAGCATCGAAGAAGAGGCGTGTAAAATCTAGGGAAGCGGGGGAGGAGGTGGAAGAGGTGGAAAAAATGCTCCTAAAGTCATGTGACATGACTCCTAAAAATTCATCAAAGAAGATGCGTGTAAAATCAagggaggtggaggaggaggtggaggaggacaTGGATAAGGTGGAAAAAATGCTCCTAAAGCTATGTGACCCGATTCCTGAAAATTCATCGAAAAAGACGCGTGTAAAATCAAGGGAGGTGGAGGAGGACTTGGATAAGGTCGAAAGAGAGGAGGTTTCTCCAATTAAAATTGAGGTAGGGGAGCATGTTGATTTGAAGGCCTTGCTATCCAGCAAAAATCGTAGCTTTCTAGTGTCCCCCAAAGATGATGAGAAAGTTCCTGTTTCTAGTCTTGACGGCAAATACGTTCTTGTCTGCTGTTTCTTCGTGCCTCATGATAAAGACGAACCTACACACCCTGTTTGCCGATCCATTGAAGCGTTATACTCTGAACTATCTCGTCAAGGGATAGCTGATAATGTTAAGCTGGTCGTGGTTGTCAAGACGGCCACTGATTCTGGTGTTGCTGATTTTGACAGATTTTTTTCTAAGTTATCAGTTGACTGCCTTGCCATACCTTTCTTCGATTTCGAGTCCCGCGACAATGTATGCGAGTCTCTTGACCTGTGCACCCTGAAGTTAATGCGGACCGTGGCCTGTCTTGCTGTACATCCAGACGGCAAGGTTCTGCAGCTCGGCTCTTCATTCCTTGACGAATATGGAGCTCGATCATTTCCGTTTACCCAAGAGCACTTTGAGAGTATCGACCTAGAGGACGAGATAATCAAGCTTAGGCTTCGTTCCATCGACTCTCCTATATTCCTTGGGGAATTACTCCAATGCGATTCTTTGTCACAAATTGGTGACGAGAACAAGTCTATTCCAACGTCTGACCTCGATGGTATGCCTGTTGGATTATACCTTTGTTATGATGGTTTTAAGGAAGGGTTCATGCCTGATCTTCAGGATATCTATCAGAAATGTCTAGATAAAGGCCGTAAGTTTGAGATCGTTCTTGTCCCTCTCCCCTTTGAACGTCATTATAATCCCAAGTCCTTTTGTAAACGCGTTAGACGATATGCCTTGAAAGATTCCAGAAGCTCATCTTGGTGGACATTTCCCTTCAACGACAAGATATGTCGTACCCTTTGGCGCATCTTCCATTGTTATCCGGAAGACCAATTAATCATTTTGCCACATGCTGGTCGTGTTGGGGATCTCTGGGGAAGACATGTTGCATCCTTCTACGGGATTGATGCATATCCCTTTACAAGGGACGTTATCGTTGAAAGGAAGGTGAGGGAGCTTAGATCAGTCACCCTGGGACAATTGCTTGGAGACACATTCATGTCTGATTTTCACAAGAAGAATGTCCTCTTTTTCTTTGACCGCGCCACATGTTTTTCCGTGTATAAATCCTTGTACAGGAGATTGAATGAGTTTCAGCGTGAGCTTCAAGTAAAATATCCGGACGTGAAAGTGGTTTTTGTTCCTTTTGAGCCTATTTTAAGTTCCTCAAAAAGGAAATTGTCCAAGATGGGGTGGCATTTATTACCCCCAGAAGTGTGCGAGTCTGTTATCAAACATATATTTATGGCGGATGCTTATCCGGATGAGGGTGTTTGTTCAACCCTAGCAACATTTGATAAAGACGGAATGATTCTCTCTCGACCTGTTTGTGGTCGTCTACCTGAAAAGTCCACTTCCATTGCCTCCTTATTTGATGACACATTGGGAGCAGATATTCTTAAGAGGATGAAGAATTACATGCATTAG
- the LOC141597339 gene encoding uncharacterized protein LOC141597339 isoform X2, giving the protein MAYRPRFSNRLSMPRTAKSIETLMPRKEQSASMPRKGPGETMPLKPCTKVPKSSIEETSGTMLLQPCDTIPTNSSKRRVKSREVKEEVDKAERMLLKPCDTIPKKSSKKSRVKSREAEEVVDKVERMLLKPCDTIPKNSSKKRRVKSREAEEGVDKVERMLLKSCDMTPKNPSKKRRVKSREVEEEVDKVERMLLKPCDTIPKKASKKRRVKSREAGEEVEEVEKMLLKSCDMTPKNSSKKMRVKSREVEEEVEEDMDKVEKMLLKLCDPIPENSSKKTRVKSREVEEDLDKVEREEVSPIKIEVGEHVDLKALLSSKNRSFLVSPKDDEKVPVSSLDGKYVLVCCFFVPHDKDEPTHPVCRSIEALYSELSRQGIADNVKLVVVVKTATDSGVADFDRFFSKLSVDCLAIPFFDFESRDNVCESLDLCTLKLMRTVACLAVHPDGKVLQLGSSFLDEYGARSFPFTQEHFESIDLEDEIIKLRLRSIDSPIFLGELLQCDSLSQIGDENKSIPTSDLDGMPVGLYLCYDGFKEGFMPDLQDIYQKCLDKGRKFEIVLVPLPFERHYNPKSFCKRVRRYALKDSRSSSWWTFPFNDKICRTLWRIFHCYPEDQLIILPHAGRVGDLWGRHVASFYGIDAYPFTRDVIVERKVRELRSVTLGQLLGDTFMSDFHKKNVLFFFDRATCFSVYKSLYRRLNEFQRELQVKYPDVKVVFVPFEPILSSSKRKLSKMGWHLLPPEVCESVIKHIFMADAYPDEGVCSTLATFDKDGMILSRPVCGRLPEKSTSIASLFDDTLGADILKRMKNYMH; this is encoded by the exons ATGGCATACAGACCACGGTTCTCTAACAG GTTATCTATGCCTAGGACCGCAAAGTCAATAGAGACGTTGATGCCTAGAAAAGAGCAAAGTGCTTCGATGCCTAGAAAGGGGCCAGGGGAGACGATGCCCCTAAAGCCATGTACCAAGGTTCCTAAAAGTTCAATAGAAGAGACAAGTGGGACAATGCTCCTACAGCCATGTGACACGATTCCTACAAATTCATCAAAGAGGCGTGTAAAATCAAGGGAGGTGAAGGAGGAGGTGGATAAGGCGGAAAGAATGCTCTTAAAGCCTTGTGACACAATTCCTAAAAAGTCTTCGAAGAAGAGCCGTGTAAAATCAAGGGAAGCGGAGGAGGTGGTGGATAAGGTGGAAAGAATGCTCCTAAAGCCATGTGACACGATTCCTAAAAATTCATCGAAGAAGAGGCGTGTAAAATCAAGGGAAGCGGAGGAGGGGGTGGATAAGGTGGAAAGAATGCTCCTAAAGTCATGTGACATGACTCCTAAAAATCCATCGAAGAAGAGGCGTGTAAAATCAagggaggtggaggaggaggtgGATAAGGTGGAAAGAATGCTCCTAAAGCCATGTGACACGATTCCTAAAAAAGCATCGAAGAAGAGGCGTGTAAAATCTAGGGAAGCGGGGGAGGAGGTGGAAGAGGTGGAAAAAATGCTCCTAAAGTCATGTGACATGACTCCTAAAAATTCATCAAAGAAGATGCGTGTAAAATCAagggaggtggaggaggaggtggaggaggacaTGGATAAGGTGGAAAAAATGCTCCTAAAGCTATGTGACCCGATTCCTGAAAATTCATCGAAAAAGACGCGTGTAAAATCAAGGGAGGTGGAGGAGGACTTGGATAAGGTCGAAAGAGAGGAGGTTTCTCCAATTAAAATTGAGGTAGGGGAGCATGTTGATTTGAAGGCCTTGCTATCCAGCAAAAATCGTAGCTTTCTAGTGTCCCCCAAAGATGATGAGAAAGTTCCTGTTTCTAGTCTTGACGGCAAATACGTTCTTGTCTGCTGTTTCTTCGTGCCTCATGATAAAGACGAACCTACACACCCTGTTTGCCGATCCATTGAAGCGTTATACTCTGAACTATCTCGTCAAGGGATAGCTGATAATGTTAAGCTGGTCGTGGTTGTCAAGACGGCCACTGATTCTGGTGTTGCTGATTTTGACAGATTTTTTTCTAAGTTATCAGTTGACTGCCTTGCCATACCTTTCTTCGATTTCGAGTCCCGCGACAATGTATGCGAGTCTCTTGACCTGTGCACCCTGAAGTTAATGCGGACCGTGGCCTGTCTTGCTGTACATCCAGACGGCAAGGTTCTGCAGCTCGGCTCTTCATTCCTTGACGAATATGGAGCTCGATCATTTCCGTTTACCCAAGAGCACTTTGAGAGTATCGACCTAGAGGACGAGATAATCAAGCTTAGGCTTCGTTCCATCGACTCTCCTATATTCCTTGGGGAATTACTCCAATGCGATTCTTTGTCACAAATTGGTGACGAGAACAAGTCTATTCCAACGTCTGACCTCGATGGTATGCCTGTTGGATTATACCTTTGTTATGATGGTTTTAAGGAAGGGTTCATGCCTGATCTTCAGGATATCTATCAGAAATGTCTAGATAAAGGCCGTAAGTTTGAGATCGTTCTTGTCCCTCTCCCCTTTGAACGTCATTATAATCCCAAGTCCTTTTGTAAACGCGTTAGACGATATGCCTTGAAAGATTCCAGAAGCTCATCTTGGTGGACATTTCCCTTCAACGACAAGATATGTCGTACCCTTTGGCGCATCTTCCATTGTTATCCGGAAGACCAATTAATCATTTTGCCACATGCTGGTCGTGTTGGGGATCTCTGGGGAAGACATGTTGCATCCTTCTACGGGATTGATGCATATCCCTTTACAAGGGACGTTATCGTTGAAAGGAAGGTGAGGGAGCTTAGATCAGTCACCCTGGGACAATTGCTTGGAGACACATTCATGTCTGATTTTCACAAGAAGAATGTCCTCTTTTTCTTTGACCGCGCCACATGTTTTTCCGTGTATAAATCCTTGTACAGGAGATTGAATGAGTTTCAGCGTGAGCTTCAAGTAAAATATCCGGACGTGAAAGTGGTTTTTGTTCCTTTTGAGCCTATTTTAAGTTCCTCAAAAAGGAAATTGTCCAAGATGGGGTGGCATTTATTACCCCCAGAAGTGTGCGAGTCTGTTATCAAACATATATTTATGGCGGATGCTTATCCGGATGAGGGTGTTTGTTCAACCCTAGCAACATTTGATAAAGACGGAATGATTCTCTCTCGACCTGTTTGTGGTCGTCTACCTGAAAAGTCCACTTCCATTGCCTCCTTATTTGATGACACATTGGGAGCAGATATTCTTAAGAGGATGAAGAATTACATGCATTAG
- the LOC141597339 gene encoding uncharacterized protein LOC141597339 isoform X3 → MPRTAKSIETLMPRKEQSASMPRKGPGETMPLKPCTKVPKSSIEETSGTMLLQPCDTIPTNSSKRRVKSREVKEEVDKAERMLLKPCDTIPKKSSKKSRVKSREAEEVVDKVERMLLKPCDTIPKNSSKKRRVKSREAEEGVDKVERMLLKSCDMTPKNPSKKRRVKSREVEEEVDKVERMLLKPCDTIPKKASKKRRVKSREAGEEVEEVEKMLLKSCDMTPKNSSKKMRVKSREVEEEVEEDMDKVEKMLLKLCDPIPENSSKKTRVKSREVEEDLDKVEREEVSPIKIEVGEHVDLKALLSSKNRSFLVSPKDDEKVPVSSLDGKYVLVCCFFVPHDKDEPTHPVCRSIEALYSELSRQGIADNVKLVVVVKTATDSGVADFDRFFSKLSVDCLAIPFFDFESRDNVCESLDLCTLKLMRTVACLAVHPDGKVLQLGSSFLDEYGARSFPFTQEHFESIDLEDEIIKLRLRSIDSPIFLGELLQCDSLSQIGDENKSIPTSDLDGMPVGLYLCYDGFKEGFMPDLQDIYQKCLDKGRKFEIVLVPLPFERHYNPKSFCKRVRRYALKDSRSSSWWTFPFNDKICRTLWRIFHCYPEDQLIILPHAGRVGDLWGRHVASFYGIDAYPFTRDVIVERKVRELRSVTLGQLLGDTFMSDFHKKNVLFFFDRATCFSVYKSLYRRLNEFQRELQVKYPDVKVVFVPFEPILSSSKRKLSKMGWHLLPPEVCESVIKHIFMADAYPDEGVCSTLATFDKDGMILSRPVCGRLPEKSTSIASLFDDTLGADILKRMKNYMH, encoded by the coding sequence ATGCCTAGGACCGCAAAGTCAATAGAGACGTTGATGCCTAGAAAAGAGCAAAGTGCTTCGATGCCTAGAAAGGGGCCAGGGGAGACGATGCCCCTAAAGCCATGTACCAAGGTTCCTAAAAGTTCAATAGAAGAGACAAGTGGGACAATGCTCCTACAGCCATGTGACACGATTCCTACAAATTCATCAAAGAGGCGTGTAAAATCAAGGGAGGTGAAGGAGGAGGTGGATAAGGCGGAAAGAATGCTCTTAAAGCCTTGTGACACAATTCCTAAAAAGTCTTCGAAGAAGAGCCGTGTAAAATCAAGGGAAGCGGAGGAGGTGGTGGATAAGGTGGAAAGAATGCTCCTAAAGCCATGTGACACGATTCCTAAAAATTCATCGAAGAAGAGGCGTGTAAAATCAAGGGAAGCGGAGGAGGGGGTGGATAAGGTGGAAAGAATGCTCCTAAAGTCATGTGACATGACTCCTAAAAATCCATCGAAGAAGAGGCGTGTAAAATCAagggaggtggaggaggaggtgGATAAGGTGGAAAGAATGCTCCTAAAGCCATGTGACACGATTCCTAAAAAAGCATCGAAGAAGAGGCGTGTAAAATCTAGGGAAGCGGGGGAGGAGGTGGAAGAGGTGGAAAAAATGCTCCTAAAGTCATGTGACATGACTCCTAAAAATTCATCAAAGAAGATGCGTGTAAAATCAagggaggtggaggaggaggtggaggaggacaTGGATAAGGTGGAAAAAATGCTCCTAAAGCTATGTGACCCGATTCCTGAAAATTCATCGAAAAAGACGCGTGTAAAATCAAGGGAGGTGGAGGAGGACTTGGATAAGGTCGAAAGAGAGGAGGTTTCTCCAATTAAAATTGAGGTAGGGGAGCATGTTGATTTGAAGGCCTTGCTATCCAGCAAAAATCGTAGCTTTCTAGTGTCCCCCAAAGATGATGAGAAAGTTCCTGTTTCTAGTCTTGACGGCAAATACGTTCTTGTCTGCTGTTTCTTCGTGCCTCATGATAAAGACGAACCTACACACCCTGTTTGCCGATCCATTGAAGCGTTATACTCTGAACTATCTCGTCAAGGGATAGCTGATAATGTTAAGCTGGTCGTGGTTGTCAAGACGGCCACTGATTCTGGTGTTGCTGATTTTGACAGATTTTTTTCTAAGTTATCAGTTGACTGCCTTGCCATACCTTTCTTCGATTTCGAGTCCCGCGACAATGTATGCGAGTCTCTTGACCTGTGCACCCTGAAGTTAATGCGGACCGTGGCCTGTCTTGCTGTACATCCAGACGGCAAGGTTCTGCAGCTCGGCTCTTCATTCCTTGACGAATATGGAGCTCGATCATTTCCGTTTACCCAAGAGCACTTTGAGAGTATCGACCTAGAGGACGAGATAATCAAGCTTAGGCTTCGTTCCATCGACTCTCCTATATTCCTTGGGGAATTACTCCAATGCGATTCTTTGTCACAAATTGGTGACGAGAACAAGTCTATTCCAACGTCTGACCTCGATGGTATGCCTGTTGGATTATACCTTTGTTATGATGGTTTTAAGGAAGGGTTCATGCCTGATCTTCAGGATATCTATCAGAAATGTCTAGATAAAGGCCGTAAGTTTGAGATCGTTCTTGTCCCTCTCCCCTTTGAACGTCATTATAATCCCAAGTCCTTTTGTAAACGCGTTAGACGATATGCCTTGAAAGATTCCAGAAGCTCATCTTGGTGGACATTTCCCTTCAACGACAAGATATGTCGTACCCTTTGGCGCATCTTCCATTGTTATCCGGAAGACCAATTAATCATTTTGCCACATGCTGGTCGTGTTGGGGATCTCTGGGGAAGACATGTTGCATCCTTCTACGGGATTGATGCATATCCCTTTACAAGGGACGTTATCGTTGAAAGGAAGGTGAGGGAGCTTAGATCAGTCACCCTGGGACAATTGCTTGGAGACACATTCATGTCTGATTTTCACAAGAAGAATGTCCTCTTTTTCTTTGACCGCGCCACATGTTTTTCCGTGTATAAATCCTTGTACAGGAGATTGAATGAGTTTCAGCGTGAGCTTCAAGTAAAATATCCGGACGTGAAAGTGGTTTTTGTTCCTTTTGAGCCTATTTTAAGTTCCTCAAAAAGGAAATTGTCCAAGATGGGGTGGCATTTATTACCCCCAGAAGTGTGCGAGTCTGTTATCAAACATATATTTATGGCGGATGCTTATCCGGATGAGGGTGTTTGTTCAACCCTAGCAACATTTGATAAAGACGGAATGATTCTCTCTCGACCTGTTTGTGGTCGTCTACCTGAAAAGTCCACTTCCATTGCCTCCTTATTTGATGACACATTGGGAGCAGATATTCTTAAGAGGATGAAGAATTACATGCATTAG